The window GGAGTAGAAGAGCTTCACCTGCTCATTGATCAATTCAATATCCACTCTAGAATAATACACTTTGCCCTTTACCTTTTTCTTGTTGCCTGCCCAGCAGACCACGAATTGCTCTTTGAACACTTTGTAATCACTGGTTAAATCGGGGTGGCGGGTATTGAAAAAGTTGAGTACGGCATCCAAGGTGTACTCGATATTGTTCCGTGCATGTTGTTCAATGGTGGCCACCTTTTCGGAATTGATGTCCTTCAGCTCAATATCAAAAGCTTTGGGCAAGCTAATACTGCCTTCACGAAAGAACACGGCACCCCCATAATATTTCCAGATATTTTTGCGCAGCGCACATACTTTCCCGTTGGACCTGATGGTGACCAAACCGACCACCTTCCCCTCGGGCAAATGAGGAAATGGGATGTTCTCGTAAGAAATCAAGGGAGGGTTATCCAGATAGGCATTCACAAGGTTCTGAATCTTGCTATCATCAAAAAAATCCACGCCCACGATTTTGTTGTCCTCATCCTCGACTCCGATTACGATAAACGAATTGTTCTTCGGGTTACTATTGGCGAGGGCACAGACATGTTTTAAAAATTTGGCCTTGCCTTCTTTCTCCCCTATGGATATAAAACGCTTTTTGTCGTAAAAACTATTCTCGTCGTTATGGGCTAATAAGTTTTTTACGAGTAGGCGTTTGTTGATCATAATTTAAAGCTTTGGGATTTCGGAAACCAAAGAAAAATTCGTCATTTCGAGTGGTTTTTTGAACTTAAGTCCAAAAAAATGTATCGAGAAAAAAATTTTTAATCGCACAAACCACGTTCTCGATACTTTTTCCTTCTGAAAAAACTCGAACTGACAGTTTTGACCTTTAACCATCATCTATGGACTATTTTTCTTCACAATCGTGCTGCTGGCTTGGGCGGTAGGCATCACCACAAGGTCAGCAATGTTTACATGATAGGGTCGAGTGACTACAAACAAGATAATATCGGCAATATCCTCCGGTTTCAAGGGTTGAAAGCCTTGATATACTTTCGAAGCCCTTTCGGAATCTCCTTTGAACCGGACATCACTGAATTCCGTTTCTACCAGTCCTGGATTTACGGCCCCGACCCGGATGCCATAGGCATTTAAATCGATACGCATTCCTTGGTTGATGGCGTCTACGGCATGTTTACTGGCGCAATACACGTTTCCATTCGGATACACTTCCTTGCCCGCAGTGGAACCAATATTGATGATGT is drawn from Flagellimonas sp. MMG031 and contains these coding sequences:
- a CDS encoding ATP-binding protein; protein product: MINKRLLVKNLLAHNDENSFYDKKRFISIGEKEGKAKFLKHVCALANSNPKNNSFIVIGVEDEDNKIVGVDFFDDSKIQNLVNAYLDNPPLISYENIPFPHLPEGKVVGLVTIRSNGKVCALRKNIWKYYGGAVFFREGSISLPKAFDIELKDINSEKVATIEQHARNNIEYTLDAVLNFFNTRHPDLTSDYKVFKEQFVVCWAGNKKKVKGKVYYSRVDIELINEQVKLFYSALDEITIDYDDDSFKTLEYVQLGLGSQQKYYPLEEMTITFSDNGKYTINSKLVFEPPQFDKKTLYHVYNTNNALLKKLEGHIPLTDSEHIDITHLPATYLICYLNGFEEAKDKMESSRALLKAYDTHVYQSLKESQRILRKVRYA